A single genomic interval of Acidobacteriota bacterium harbors:
- a CDS encoding N-acetyltransferase family protein, with protein MDVRIRAVEDIDWESITSIFNHFVTESYAAYPEQAVDRAFFKHRRAAHPEYPFVVAESQGEVVGFAYLSPFHPVPTMRHTASLTYFIHPVHTGQGLGTTFLEHLLEAGKAIGITNFMAHISSENEGSIRFHLRHGFTECGRFANVGVKKGRPFDMVWMQKDLT; from the coding sequence ATGGATGTTCGGATCCGGGCTGTTGAAGATATTGACTGGGAATCGATTACTTCGATATTCAATCACTTCGTCACCGAATCGTACGCGGCGTATCCCGAACAGGCCGTCGATCGGGCGTTCTTCAAGCACCGGCGGGCTGCTCACCCGGAGTACCCGTTCGTCGTGGCCGAGAGCCAGGGAGAGGTGGTCGGCTTCGCCTATCTGAGCCCGTTTCATCCCGTGCCGACCATGCGGCACACCGCGAGCCTGACCTATTTCATCCACCCGGTACACACCGGACAAGGCCTCGGTACGACCTTTCTCGAGCATCTGCTGGAGGCGGGGAAGGCGATCGGCATCACGAACTTCATGGCCCACATCTCATCCGAGAATGAGGGCAGCATCCGCTTCCACCTGCGCCACGGCTTCACCGAGTGCGGCCGCTTCGCGAACGTCGGCGTCAAGAAAGGGCGACCGTTCGACATGGTCTGGATGCAGAAGGACCTGACCTGA